Proteins from a genomic interval of Ignavibacteria bacterium:
- a CDS encoding TolC family protein produces the protein MKRLLIALFLVLGMSLSSGEFLQAQNVRVLDIYEAVSIAKENNLSIKLSKLNVQQAEYKVSEVYSENLVPNLTLTSRYTRAFKKPKFIIFGESFEVGTDNSLTTALQFQESLPILGTPVFSGIRIAEYYTNLQGEFLNQSEIEVKRNVKQAFYSVMLAKQVLVLNNEILANALENFSVVEARYRNGVTTEFDYLRAKVRVENVRPNVSQSEKNLVLAKNNLSNIMGIPSEQQIDVAGALVYDSTEVYGTTQTLINTISERNVLVRQLQISKKINEELVNVNEANYLPKLSVFGNYNLEANENDDKSISEYKFNNSIAAGLSLSWDLNLFRNSYKVQQAEVEIKKNEIQINDLKRNLRLQTENVIVRLEDARNRIRSQYATVGEAARGLELANISYRNGVITQIDVLDANLIYSQSNLAYLSAIYDYLVARADLEALLEK, from the coding sequence ATGAAAAGACTATTAATTGCATTATTTCTTGTCTTGGGTATGTCATTAAGCTCAGGGGAATTTTTGCAGGCGCAAAACGTCAGAGTTCTTGATATTTATGAGGCGGTTTCAATTGCAAAAGAAAATAATCTTTCCATAAAACTTTCAAAGCTTAATGTCCAACAGGCAGAGTATAAAGTGAGTGAGGTTTACAGTGAAAACCTTGTTCCGAATCTGACGCTGACATCAAGATATACAAGAGCGTTCAAAAAACCAAAATTCATTATCTTTGGCGAGAGCTTTGAAGTCGGAACGGATAATTCACTCACAACTGCGCTTCAATTTCAGGAATCACTTCCTATTTTAGGAACTCCCGTGTTTTCAGGAATAAGGATAGCAGAATATTATACAAATTTGCAGGGTGAATTCCTCAATCAAAGCGAAATTGAAGTTAAAAGAAATGTAAAGCAAGCTTTTTATTCTGTGATGCTTGCAAAACAGGTATTGGTTTTGAACAATGAAATTCTTGCAAATGCATTGGAAAACTTCTCAGTGGTTGAAGCCAGATATAGAAATGGTGTAACAACGGAGTTTGATTATCTCAGGGCGAAGGTAAGAGTAGAAAATGTCAGACCGAATGTTTCGCAGTCAGAAAAAAATCTTGTCCTCGCAAAAAATAATCTGTCTAACATAATGGGCATTCCATCAGAACAACAGATTGACGTTGCCGGCGCACTTGTATATGACAGCACGGAAGTATATGGAACAACTCAGACATTAATTAATACCATAAGTGAAAGAAACGTTTTAGTCCGTCAGCTTCAGATAAGTAAAAAAATAAATGAAGAGCTTGTAAATGTAAATGAGGCAAATTATCTGCCGAAGCTTTCAGTTTTCGGAAATTATAATCTTGAAGCAAATGAAAACGATGATAAATCAATAAGTGAATATAAATTTAATAATTCCATTGCTGCAGGGTTGAGCTTAAGCTGGGATTTGAATCTGTTCAGAAATTCTTATAAGGTTCAACAGGCAGAAGTAGAAATCAAAAAGAATGAGATTCAGATAAATGATTTGAAGAGAAATCTCCGATTGCAAACAGAGAACGTGATTGTGCGCCTTGAAGATGCAAGGAATAGAATCAGGTCGCAGTATGCAACCGTTGGTGAAGCAGCCCGAGGACTTGAGCTTGCAAACATAAGCTACAGAAACGGTGTGATTACACAGATTGATGTTCTCGATGCAAACTTAATTTATAGTCAATCAAACCTGGCATATTTAAGCGCAATATATGATTATCTTGTTGCAAGAGCGGATTTGGAGGCACTGCTTGAGAAATAA
- a CDS encoding TetR/AcrR family transcriptional regulator: MDFFSYLENTDRNKILVFCHNKFVNEGFYKTSMDEIAQELGVSKKTIYKYFDSKDTLINDVCTLRIETMKKYIDEIINSDDDCIVKFEKIGDLHANFTKNCAASYIKDVKTHAPHLNKRFEEFGKETSFRVFSKLLNQGKKEKLISEDYPNNMVIEIFSSAMQRVCSPDFLINNGFTMKEAFEYVVDIIFTGFLTSEGKKRFKNKSKKVLQNN, from the coding sequence ATGGACTTTTTTTCATATTTAGAAAATACTGACAGGAATAAGATATTGGTATTTTGTCATAACAAATTCGTGAATGAAGGATTTTATAAAACTTCAATGGATGAAATTGCTCAGGAACTCGGCGTGAGCAAAAAAACCATTTATAAATATTTTGATTCTAAAGACACTTTAATAAATGATGTTTGCACACTGCGCATCGAGACGATGAAAAAATATATAGATGAGATAATTAATTCCGACGATGACTGCATAGTAAAGTTTGAAAAAATAGGCGACCTTCATGCAAACTTTACAAAAAATTGCGCTGCGTCATACATAAAAGATGTTAAAACTCATGCTCCTCATCTTAATAAGAGATTTGAAGAATTCGGAAAAGAAACTTCCTTCAGGGTTTTCAGCAAACTTTTAAATCAGGGGAAGAAAGAAAAACTTATATCAGAAGATTACCCCAATAATATGGTGATAGAAATTTTCAGCTCTGCAATGCAGAGAGTATGTTCACCTGATTTTTTAATTAACAACGGTTTTACAATGAAAGAAGCGTTTGAATATGTCGTTGACATTATATTCACTGGCTTTCTTACATCAGAAGGAAAAAAACGATTTAAAAATAAATCCAAAAAAGTTTTACAAAACAATTAA
- a CDS encoding efflux RND transporter periplasmic adaptor subunit: protein MKNNKILSFTNNNMRKHILILTLAVFSLGLYSCGGNSNSEVKPEKKLTLVKVKTLETQYFEEKYSVVGVVKPFTSAKLSSEEGGVITYLGVDKGSRVGRGQVVVRLNKDTDVASYEQSKAQYELAKSTFERIERLYNDKIATESQYTDAKLQLDIAERTLNVFNVRLSKSYVTSPISGVVDAKYMNIGEMTAPGAPILNIVDISRVKVTAGIPERYLGNITKGESVKITFDVFPNEEFSGIINFVSPVLNQLNRTYEVEVTIQNPQGRLKPEMSANLAFTLLKVPNAIVLEQDLIVDNGDEKFVFVVEGNVAKKRVLKVGATNNNMAYIESGLNAGDRLVNVGFQYLADNDTVDVAQ from the coding sequence ATGAAAAATAATAAAATTTTATCTTTTACAAACAATAATATGAGAAAGCATATTTTAATCTTAACATTGGCAGTTTTTTCTTTAGGATTATATTCCTGCGGAGGAAACAGCAATTCTGAAGTAAAGCCTGAAAAAAAATTGACTCTGGTTAAAGTCAAAACTCTTGAGACGCAATACTTTGAAGAAAAATATTCAGTTGTCGGTGTTGTGAAGCCGTTTACTTCTGCAAAGCTGTCTTCTGAAGAGGGAGGTGTAATTACTTACCTTGGAGTTGATAAAGGAAGCAGGGTCGGAAGAGGACAGGTTGTCGTCCGTTTAAACAAGGATACTGATGTTGCTTCTTACGAGCAGTCAAAAGCACAGTATGAGCTTGCAAAGTCAACATTCGAGAGAATCGAGCGGTTATATAATGACAAGATTGCTACCGAGTCGCAATATACGGATGCAAAGCTTCAGCTTGATATTGCTGAGAGAACTCTAAATGTATTCAATGTAAGATTATCAAAGTCATATGTTACTTCACCGATAAGCGGTGTTGTTGATGCAAAATATATGAACATTGGTGAAATGACTGCGCCCGGCGCACCGATTTTGAATATTGTAGACATATCAAGAGTAAAAGTTACAGCAGGAATTCCTGAAAGATATTTGGGTAATATTACAAAAGGTGAGTCGGTAAAAATAACTTTTGACGTATTTCCAAATGAAGAATTCAGCGGAATCATAAATTTTGTATCTCCGGTTCTTAACCAGCTTAACAGAACTTATGAAGTTGAGGTAACGATACAGAATCCACAGGGAAGATTAAAACCTGAAATGTCTGCAAATCTTGCTTTTACTCTTTTGAAAGTTCCTAATGCAATCGTTCTTGAACAGGATTTGATTGTTGATAATGGTGACGAAAAGTTTGTGTTTGTTGTTGAAGGCAATGTTGCAAAGAAAAGAGTTCTGAAAGTCGGCGCTACGAACAATAACATGGCATACATAGAAAGCGGTTTAAATGCAGGAGACAGATTAGTTAATGTAGGATTTCAATATTTAGCTGATAATGATACGGTTGATGTTGCGCAGTAA